CTCGCCGGACTGGTACTGCCACTCGGGCGCAGGTCGTGCCACGCGCCGCTGCAATTCGCCGCGGCCCACGTGCTCGTATTCTTCATGGCGGAAGATCGGAACGCCGGGAATGAGCTCCGCGGCGAGCTTGTCCATCTTCGCGTTGATTCCCGCGGTGACCCGCTCCTGGTACTCGAGATACTTGCGCCAGTTGGGATCCGTGAACCCTTCCTTGGTGGGTAGTTCGAGGCCGAACATCGCGCGGAATTCCCGCCGGCAGTTCTCACACACGCAGCTGCCGCGATCGATGCCGGCGTAGTCGTTCTGTCCGAAACCCACGCCGTTGAAGAACACGCCATCGGGCTTGTACTGCTTGAGCGCTTCACGAAGGATCTGCAGCGCGTAGTCCTGCAGCCACATGCCGCTCGGGCACGCCTGGTAGGTTCCTTCGTATTCGCGCGGCGTGCCGTTGCGATTGACCATGAACCACTCGGGGTGGTCCTTGTAGACAAGCCCCATGCCTTTCGACGTGTCGAACCGCCCTAGATAGGCGAGATTCTCGGCGTGCGCGGCTTCGATCATCGCCTTGACGAAGTCCCCTTTGAGATACGGATTGCGGTGGTGGTATTTCAGCTTCGTCGGATAGAAAGCGATGATGCCGCCGATGTTCGACACGATGGCAGTGCCGCCGAACTCCCGCACCGCGCGCGCGATCTCTTTCGGATTCTCGAGGATGTCGATCTCGCGCAGGTTCGTCTGCACGATGCGGTAGTCGCGCGTCCACCAGCGGCGCGGGTCGAATTTGCCCGGCACTCCGGGAGAAGTCTGTGCGAGCGCATCGAAGGCACCGCCGGTCACCGACAGGCCGGCCATGGACATCGCCTGCAGGACGCCGCGGCGTGTGAACAGATCACTCATGACTTTCCCCTCGTTTCTTGTTTATTTGCCGGCGGCGACTTCGATGCCAGCCAGTTTTTCGAGCGCGCGCACCATCGCCGAGTGGTCCCAGTCCGCGCCGCCCTGCGCAACGCAGCCGCTGAACAACTGCTGCGTGGCTGCCGTGTTCGGCAGCGCCATTCCCAATGAGCGTGCGCTGTTGAGCGCAAGATTCAGATCTTTCTGATGCAGGGAGATGCGGAAGCCAGGCGCGAAAGTCCGGTCGATCATCCGCTTGCCATGCACCTCGAGAACGCGCGACGCGGCGAACCCGCCCAGCAACGCTTCGCGCACCTTGCCCGGATCCACGCCCGCCTTGGTGGCGAACAGCAGCGCTTCGGCGACCGCTTCGATGTTCAATGCGACGATGATCTGGTTGGCGACTTTCGCCACCTGCCCCGCACCGACCTCACCCACGCGCGTGATGTTCTTGCCCATCAGTGCGAACAGCGGTTTGACCCGTTCGAACACCGCGCTGTCGGCGCCGCACATGATGGTGAGCGACGCGGCCTTCGCGCCCACTTCACCACCCGACACGGGCGCGTCCACGTAGTCGCATCCGAGGTCCGCAATTCTTGCGGCGAAACCGCGCGTTGCGATGGGATCGATGGAACTCATGTCGATGACGCAGGTACCGCGGCGCAAACCCTCCGCCACGCCGCCCGCGCCAAATAGCGCGCTTTCGACATCCGGCGTGTCGGGCAACATCAGGATGACCACGTCCGCCATGGCAGCCAGCACCGCCGCCGACGCACAGACCTGTGCGCCGGCGGCGATCAGCTCCTCGGGCAGTTTCGAGCGATGCGCAACGAGGAGGAGTTCGTTGCCGCCCGCCTGAAGGTGCCCGGCCATCGGTCGGCCCATGATCCCCGTGCCTACGAAGCCGATCTTCATCGTGAACCTTCTTTTTAGTAGCCGACCTTCGTGTCGACGATCGAATAAATCTGCTCGCCGGCGATATAGCGACGCACGTTTTCACGCATGACCGCCCACGCCTCGATGGTTTCGTTGCCGAGTCTCTCGACGCCGTCGTCCGCGCCGCTGAAGTGCGCGGACATGTGCGGCGTGATGATGATGTTAGGTGCGTGCCACAGAGGATCGCCCTTCTGCAACGGCTCCGGGTCGGTCACGTCGAGTCCGGCACCACCCACTTGACCTGACTTGAGTGCGGCGACCAGAGCGGCGCTA
This sequence is a window from Pseudomonadota bacterium. Protein-coding genes within it:
- a CDS encoding 2-hydroxy-3-oxopropionate reductase; this translates as MKIGFVGTGIMGRPMAGHLQAGGNELLLVAHRSKLPEELIAAGAQVCASAAVLAAMADVVILMLPDTPDVESALFGAGGVAEGLRRGTCVIDMSSIDPIATRGFAARIADLGCDYVDAPVSGGEVGAKAASLTIMCGADSAVFERVKPLFALMGKNITRVGEVGAGQVAKVANQIIVALNIEAVAEALLFATKAGVDPGKVREALLGGFAASRVLEVHGKRMIDRTFAPGFRISLHQKDLNLALNSARSLGMALPNTAATQQLFSGCVAQGGADWDHSAMVRALEKLAGIEVAAGK